A stretch of Gemmatimonas aurantiaca T-27 DNA encodes these proteins:
- a CDS encoding twin-arginine translocation signal domain-containing protein yields MTTPSPEPTPSRDRRSFLTRLAGLGAALGLASPRLAEASSVLEQRGAGEDPWVAKLTGKHRVVFHSHMPTDGLAIRWASTFLDTQKSTYGLTDRDSSVVVGLNGRSVGWLFNDAMWTKYPTIGEVMGAPGTKNPHTALVGTLIPRGVIVLACNNSLRASGSRFLPEAQRGDAAARNAFASEVIANLLPGVEIVPAMIVTLQQAQDRGCRYIYAGG; encoded by the coding sequence ATGACGACCCCCTCTCCTGAACCCACGCCCTCGCGCGACCGTCGGTCTTTCCTGACCCGACTGGCCGGTTTGGGTGCCGCGCTGGGCCTCGCGTCGCCGCGGTTGGCCGAGGCGTCCTCTGTTCTCGAGCAGCGTGGGGCGGGCGAAGACCCGTGGGTGGCCAAGCTCACCGGCAAACACCGCGTGGTCTTCCATTCGCACATGCCCACGGACGGACTGGCCATTCGGTGGGCGTCGACCTTTCTGGATACCCAGAAAAGCACCTACGGCTTGACCGATCGCGACAGCAGCGTGGTGGTCGGACTCAACGGCCGGTCTGTAGGCTGGCTGTTCAACGACGCGATGTGGACCAAGTATCCCACCATCGGTGAGGTCATGGGTGCACCGGGTACCAAGAACCCTCACACCGCCCTGGTGGGCACGCTCATCCCCCGCGGTGTGATTGTGCTGGCCTGCAACAACTCGCTGCGGGCCTCCGGTTCGCGGTTCCTGCCGGAGGCACAACGGGGTGATGCAGCGGCGCGCAACGCCTTTGCGTCCGAGGTGATAGCCAATCTGCTGCCAGGGGTGGAGATCGTGCCGGCCATGATCGTCACGTTGCAGCAAGCGCAGGACCGCGGCTGCCGGTACATCTACGCGGGGGGCTGA
- a CDS encoding c-type cytochrome, translated as MSVRTPVRIAALVVVIIAVVALLRNAQTTAAARRRAAVPTLDSMATPSASTGGGNAQRGLALLNNFRDSLPTHSGNALRCTSCHLDNGTRGLPWLGSATKYPQYRARPGYSENMERRINECIARSLAGKMIPEAGRDMQDMVAYMESLRNQPRPPDNPQVKLVGQVASGRDGYAGQCARCHGANGEGVKGLAPAVWGPESYSVGAGMARQFTLATFVRHAMPYDRATVLSDQQSADIAAFVLTQARQDHPGKERDWPNGDPPADVAYATDSASRAGKPMPPARQLLPRRVSQDSLSK; from the coding sequence ATGTCTGTTCGCACTCCAGTCCGCATCGCTGCCTTGGTGGTGGTGATCATCGCTGTCGTCGCGCTGCTGCGTAACGCGCAGACGACCGCCGCAGCACGCCGTCGGGCGGCCGTTCCAACCCTCGACTCGATGGCCACGCCGAGTGCGTCCACTGGCGGTGGCAATGCGCAGCGGGGTCTCGCGCTGCTGAACAACTTCCGCGATTCGTTGCCAACACATAGTGGCAATGCGCTCCGCTGCACGAGCTGCCATCTGGACAATGGCACACGTGGACTGCCGTGGTTGGGAAGCGCCACCAAGTATCCGCAGTACAGGGCTCGCCCTGGTTACTCGGAAAACATGGAGCGCCGCATCAACGAGTGCATCGCGCGCAGCCTGGCCGGCAAGATGATTCCAGAGGCCGGACGGGACATGCAGGACATGGTCGCGTACATGGAATCGTTGCGGAATCAGCCGCGTCCGCCCGACAACCCGCAGGTGAAGCTGGTCGGGCAGGTGGCGTCGGGCCGCGACGGATACGCGGGCCAATGTGCCCGGTGCCATGGCGCCAACGGGGAGGGCGTGAAGGGGCTTGCACCGGCCGTGTGGGGCCCAGAGAGCTATTCGGTAGGCGCTGGTATGGCTCGGCAGTTTACGCTGGCTACCTTCGTGCGCCACGCCATGCCGTACGACCGCGCCACGGTGTTGTCGGACCAGCAGTCGGCGGATATCGCGGCATTTGTGCTCACGCAGGCACGGCAGGATCATCCCGGCAAGGAACGCGACTGGCCCAACGGCGATCCGCCGGCGGACGTTGCTTATGCAACCGATTCGGCCAGCCGAGCAGGGAAGCCGATGCCTCCGGCCCGCCAACTGCTTCCCCGTCGTGTCTCCCAGGACTCGCTCAGCAAATGA
- a CDS encoding succinate dehydrogenase/fumarate reductase iron-sulfur subunit, whose protein sequence is MKLTLNVWRQPASQAAGKLETYTLDGVSADMSFLEMFDMLNEQLTEAGKEPVAFAHDCREGICGSCAMMINGQAHGPWKGAATCQLHMRAFKDGDIITVEPWRASPFPLVKDLVVNRGSFDRIIQAGGFVSVNTGGARDANEILIGKDILEESMDAAACIGCGACVAACPNASASLFTGAKISHLGLLPQGQPERDKRALAMVEQMDLEGFGHCTLTGECQEACPKEINIDVIKRMNRDYLMASARRQEPRAATGSG, encoded by the coding sequence ATGAAGCTCACTCTGAACGTGTGGCGGCAGCCCGCGTCGCAGGCCGCCGGCAAGCTCGAGACGTACACGCTCGACGGTGTGAGCGCGGACATGTCGTTCCTCGAGATGTTCGACATGCTCAACGAACAGCTCACCGAAGCGGGCAAGGAACCGGTCGCGTTTGCGCATGATTGCCGTGAAGGCATCTGCGGCTCGTGCGCGATGATGATCAACGGACAGGCGCACGGACCGTGGAAGGGCGCGGCGACGTGCCAGCTTCACATGCGGGCCTTCAAGGACGGTGACATCATCACGGTGGAACCGTGGCGTGCGTCGCCGTTCCCGCTCGTGAAGGACCTCGTGGTGAACCGTGGCTCGTTCGACCGCATCATCCAGGCGGGCGGATTTGTCTCGGTGAACACGGGCGGTGCCCGTGACGCCAATGAGATCCTGATCGGCAAGGACATCCTCGAAGAATCGATGGATGCGGCGGCGTGCATCGGCTGCGGCGCGTGTGTGGCCGCCTGTCCGAACGCGTCGGCGTCCTTGTTCACCGGCGCCAAGATCAGCCACCTCGGCCTGCTGCCTCAGGGACAGCCGGAACGCGACAAGCGTGCGCTGGCCATGGTGGAGCAGATGGATCTCGAAGGCTTCGGCCATTGCACGCTGACTGGTGAGTGCCAGGAAGCCTGCCCGAAGGAGATCAACATCGATGTGATCAAGCGCATGAACCGTGACTATCTGATGGCCAGTGCCCGTCGTCAGGAACCGCGGGCAGCCACCGGTTCGGGCTGA
- a CDS encoding fumarate reductase/succinate dehydrogenase flavoprotein subunit produces MLELNAKIPSGPLEQKWDNHRFNMKLVNPANKRKHHVIVVGAGLAGGAAAATMAELGYNVSCFVFHDSPRRAHSIAAQGGINAAKNYQNDGDSVRRLFYDTIKGGDFRAREANVYRLAQVSVNIIDQCVAQGVPFAREYGGLLANRSFGGAQVSRTFYARGQTGQQLLLGAYQALERQIGLKKVQMHTHEEMLDVVVINGQARGIITRNLLTGKIESHVADAVVLATGGYGNVFFLSTNAKYSNVTASWRAHKKGAAFANPCYTQIHPTCIPVHGEHQSKLTLMSESLRNDGRVWVPKKQGDNRAPSAIPEHERDYYLERKYPSFGNLAPRDISSRAAKEACDDGRGVGPGGLGVYLDFGDAIKRLGQQTIAERYGNLFDMYQRITDENPYQQPMRIYPAVHYTMGGLWVDYNLMSTIPGLHVAGEANFSDHGANRLGASALMQGLADGYFVLPYTIGDYLASNKLDKVDASHPEFRAAEEAIRAQQNKFLGMKGKRTVDSFHKELGKIMWEYCGMARTREGLSKALELIPALKEEFWSNLNVPGSAESLNQSLERAGRVADFIELGELMCRDALHREESCGGHFRSEYQEEGEAKRNDDEFAYVAAWEYAGEGKASILNKEPLVYENVHLSTRSYK; encoded by the coding sequence ATGCTCGAACTGAACGCCAAGATTCCGAGCGGACCGCTCGAACAGAAGTGGGACAATCACCGCTTCAACATGAAGCTGGTGAACCCGGCCAATAAGCGGAAACACCACGTGATCGTGGTGGGCGCCGGCCTTGCCGGTGGTGCCGCCGCTGCGACGATGGCCGAGTTGGGCTACAACGTCTCGTGCTTCGTGTTCCACGATTCGCCGCGTCGCGCGCACTCCATCGCGGCGCAGGGTGGCATCAACGCCGCCAAGAACTACCAGAACGACGGCGACTCCGTGCGCCGTCTGTTCTACGACACGATCAAGGGCGGCGACTTCCGCGCCCGCGAGGCCAACGTGTATCGCCTCGCGCAGGTGTCGGTGAACATCATCGACCAGTGCGTGGCGCAGGGCGTACCGTTCGCGCGTGAGTACGGCGGCCTCCTGGCCAATCGCTCGTTTGGCGGCGCGCAGGTTTCGCGCACGTTCTACGCGCGTGGCCAGACCGGTCAGCAGTTGCTGCTCGGCGCCTACCAGGCCCTCGAGCGCCAGATCGGTCTCAAGAAGGTGCAGATGCACACGCACGAGGAAATGCTCGATGTCGTGGTCATCAACGGTCAGGCACGCGGCATCATCACGCGCAACCTGCTCACCGGCAAGATCGAGTCGCATGTGGCCGATGCGGTGGTGCTGGCCACGGGTGGATACGGCAACGTGTTCTTCCTCAGCACCAACGCCAAGTATTCGAACGTCACGGCCTCGTGGCGCGCGCACAAGAAGGGCGCGGCGTTTGCGAACCCGTGTTACACGCAGATTCACCCGACGTGCATCCCGGTGCACGGCGAACATCAGTCGAAGCTGACGCTGATGTCGGAGTCGCTGCGTAACGACGGTCGCGTGTGGGTGCCCAAGAAGCAGGGCGACAACCGCGCACCGTCGGCGATCCCGGAGCACGAGCGCGACTACTACCTCGAGCGCAAGTATCCGAGCTTCGGTAACCTGGCGCCGCGTGACATCTCGTCGCGTGCGGCCAAGGAAGCCTGCGACGATGGCCGCGGTGTGGGCCCCGGTGGCCTCGGCGTGTACCTCGACTTCGGTGACGCCATCAAGCGACTTGGCCAGCAGACCATCGCGGAGCGCTACGGCAACCTGTTCGACATGTACCAGCGCATCACGGATGAAAATCCGTACCAGCAGCCGATGCGCATCTACCCGGCCGTGCACTACACGATGGGCGGCCTGTGGGTGGACTACAACCTCATGAGCACCATCCCCGGCCTGCACGTGGCCGGTGAAGCGAACTTCTCCGATCACGGCGCCAACCGTCTGGGTGCCTCGGCGCTCATGCAGGGCCTCGCCGACGGGTACTTCGTGTTGCCGTACACCATCGGTGACTACCTCGCCAGCAACAAGCTGGACAAGGTGGACGCGTCGCACCCCGAGTTCCGTGCGGCAGAAGAAGCGATTCGTGCGCAGCAGAACAAGTTCCTCGGCATGAAGGGCAAGCGCACCGTCGACTCCTTCCACAAGGAGCTCGGCAAGATCATGTGGGAGTACTGCGGCATGGCGCGTACGCGCGAAGGCCTCTCGAAGGCGCTGGAACTGATCCCCGCGCTCAAGGAAGAGTTCTGGAGCAACCTGAACGTGCCGGGCAGTGCGGAATCGCTGAACCAGTCCCTCGAGCGCGCAGGCCGCGTGGCGGACTTCATCGAGCTCGGTGAGCTCATGTGCCGTGACGCCCTGCATCGCGAAGAGTCCTGCGGTGGACACTTCCGCTCCGAGTATCAGGAGGAAGGCGAAGCCAAGCGCAATGACGACGAGTTTGCCTACGTCGCCGCGTGGGAATACGCCGGGGAAGGCAAGGCGTCCATTCTCAACAAGGAACCGCTGGTGTACGAGAACGTGCATCTCTCCACACGGAGCTACAAGTAA
- a CDS encoding succinate dehydrogenase cytochrome b subunit, producing MYGLMRFWQSTIGKKIVMAVTGIIGVLFVIGHMSGNFLMFKGQGAMHDYALLLRTSMPLLWAARIGLLVAVMLHVVSAYQLTMISKAARPQDYATRKPQVTTFAAKTIKWGGVLLLVFIVYHILHMTLGTVHPQFTHLDPYNNLRIGLANPLVAGFYIVAMAALGLHLFHGTWAVTRTLGVARPSQQPLKRRIAVVLAIAVALGFAIIPIAALAGLFPEAPALQEMPAAETH from the coding sequence ATGTACGGTCTCATGCGGTTCTGGCAGAGCACGATCGGCAAGAAGATCGTGATGGCGGTGACGGGGATCATCGGGGTCCTGTTCGTCATCGGCCACATGTCCGGCAACTTTCTGATGTTCAAGGGGCAGGGCGCGATGCACGACTACGCGCTGTTGCTCCGCACGAGCATGCCCCTGCTGTGGGCGGCTCGCATCGGATTGCTTGTGGCGGTCATGCTGCACGTTGTTTCGGCCTATCAGCTCACGATGATCTCGAAGGCCGCGCGTCCGCAGGACTATGCGACGCGCAAGCCGCAGGTTACGACCTTTGCGGCAAAGACCATCAAGTGGGGTGGTGTCCTGCTGCTGGTGTTCATCGTGTATCACATCCTGCACATGACGCTGGGCACGGTGCATCCGCAGTTCACGCACCTCGATCCGTACAACAACCTGCGCATCGGCCTCGCCAATCCGTTGGTGGCCGGCTTCTACATCGTCGCCATGGCGGCGCTCGGGTTGCACCTCTTCCACGGCACCTGGGCCGTGACGCGTACGCTTGGCGTGGCGCGTCCGTCCCAGCAGCCGCTCAAGCGCCGTATCGCCGTGGTGTTGGCGATTGCGGTGGCGCTGGGCTTCGCGATCATCCCGATCGCCGCGCTGGCCGGCCTCTTCCCCGAAGCGCCGGCGCTGCAAGAGATGCCCGCGGCGGAGACGCACTGA
- the mdh gene encoding malate dehydrogenase, with the protein MVNKITVVGAGNVGATTAQRIAEKSLGRTVVMVDVVEGVPQGKGLDQWESAPVEGFDTRVIGSNGYEETAGSDIVVITAGIARKPGMSRDDLLNTNAGIVKSVAEQIKATSPNAIVIVVSNPLDVMCHVAKHVTGFPRERVIGMAGVLDTARYRSFIAEALDVSVRDIQAMVLGGHGDTMVPLISYTTISGIPITQLMPREQLDAIVQRARDGGAEIVKYLKTGSAYYAPSSGAVEMVDAIVHDRKRILPCAAWLEGEYGMSGLFLGVPCKLGKNGLEKILEIELTADERTALDRSAQAVREPMSVLSL; encoded by the coding sequence ATGGTCAACAAGATCACGGTCGTAGGCGCGGGCAATGTCGGCGCCACCACGGCACAGCGTATCGCCGAGAAGTCGCTCGGACGCACGGTCGTCATGGTGGACGTCGTGGAAGGCGTCCCGCAAGGCAAGGGCCTTGATCAGTGGGAGTCGGCACCGGTCGAAGGATTCGACACGCGTGTCATCGGCTCCAACGGATACGAGGAGACTGCGGGTTCGGACATCGTCGTCATCACCGCGGGCATCGCGCGCAAGCCGGGCATGTCGCGTGACGACCTCCTGAACACGAACGCCGGCATCGTGAAGTCGGTGGCGGAGCAGATCAAGGCGACGTCGCCCAACGCGATCGTCATTGTCGTGTCCAATCCGCTCGACGTGATGTGTCACGTCGCCAAGCACGTGACGGGTTTCCCGCGCGAGCGCGTGATTGGCATGGCCGGTGTGCTCGACACGGCGCGTTACCGTTCGTTCATCGCCGAAGCACTCGACGTGTCGGTGCGCGACATCCAGGCCATGGTGCTCGGTGGCCACGGCGACACGATGGTGCCGCTCATCTCGTACACCACGATCAGCGGTATCCCGATCACGCAGCTCATGCCGCGTGAACAGTTGGACGCCATTGTGCAGCGCGCCCGTGACGGCGGTGCCGAAATCGTGAAGTACCTCAAGACCGGCTCGGCGTACTATGCGCCGTCGTCGGGCGCGGTGGAGATGGTCGATGCGATCGTGCATGATCGCAAGCGCATCCTGCCGTGTGCCGCGTGGCTCGAGGGTGAATACGGCATGTCGGGACTGTTCCTCGGCGTGCCCTGTAAGCTCGGCAAGAACGGCCTCGAGAAGATCCTCGAGATCGAACTGACGGCCGACGAACGCACCGCACTCGATCGCTCCGCGCAAGCGGTGCGTGAACCGATGTCGGTGCTCTCCCTCTGA
- the moaA gene encoding GTP 3',8-cyclase MoaA: MRDQFGRQIEYLRISVTDRCNFRCQYCMPVEGLPWLPKGDILRYEEIADIVGQLAPMGLKRLRITGGEPTIRPELPRLIRMLRDIPGIEDIALSTNGVKLPQMSDALAEAGLHRVNISADSLRPDRVVAIARRDLGFDLKTAALAAERAGIGPIKINVVVMRGINDDEVADFAALTRDHPWHVRFIELMPVGELASLTADHVVPSDEILSRLSAVQALEPDAAPVHGNGPAVYYRYAGAPGSVGVITPMTHTYCERCNRVRLTADGRLRTCLFGDHEVPLRDALRRGEPLAPLFVRALAEKPKEHALLQLRVGGLRALSEVGG; this comes from the coding sequence GTGCGCGATCAATTCGGCCGCCAGATCGAGTACCTGCGTATTTCGGTGACCGATCGCTGCAACTTCCGCTGCCAGTATTGCATGCCGGTGGAAGGACTGCCGTGGTTGCCGAAGGGCGATATCCTGCGCTACGAAGAGATCGCCGACATCGTGGGCCAGCTCGCTCCGATGGGCCTCAAGCGGCTGCGTATCACCGGTGGTGAGCCGACCATCCGCCCCGAGCTGCCGCGCCTGATTCGCATGCTGCGCGACATCCCGGGCATCGAAGACATCGCCCTCTCCACGAACGGGGTGAAGCTGCCGCAGATGTCGGACGCGCTGGCCGAGGCTGGGTTACATCGGGTGAACATCAGTGCCGATTCGCTGCGCCCTGATCGAGTGGTGGCTATCGCCCGCCGAGACCTGGGCTTCGACCTCAAGACGGCGGCGCTGGCTGCGGAGCGAGCCGGCATCGGCCCCATCAAGATCAACGTGGTCGTGATGCGGGGCATCAACGACGATGAAGTGGCGGACTTTGCCGCGTTGACGCGTGACCATCCCTGGCATGTGCGGTTCATCGAACTGATGCCGGTGGGGGAACTCGCAAGTCTCACCGCCGACCATGTCGTGCCCAGCGATGAAATCCTCTCACGCCTGAGCGCGGTACAGGCGCTCGAACCCGATGCCGCACCGGTGCATGGCAATGGGCCGGCCGTCTACTATCGGTACGCCGGCGCACCGGGCTCGGTGGGTGTCATCACGCCCATGACCCACACGTATTGCGAGCGATGTAATCGGGTTAGGCTGACCGCAGATGGCCGCCTGCGCACGTGCCTGTTCGGTGACCACGAAGTGCCGTTGCGTGATGCGCTCCGGCGGGGTGAACCGCTCGCCCCACTTTTTGTGCGGGCCTTGGCGGAGAAGCCCAAGGAGCACGCGTTGCTGCAGCTCCGCGTGGGCGGACTGCGCGCCTTGAGCGAGGTCGGCGGCTGA
- a CDS encoding molybdenum cofactor biosynthesis protein MoaE codes for MPLLHSAIVTSPIDLAALIARAQDAGVGAVSVFLGTVRDLNDGRPVTGIDYEAYEGMAARELAAVAEEVCDTTPGLRVALEHRIGTLGIGEVSVAIVAAHAHRAQACDGSRAIIEALKQRVPVWKREHYVDGDRVWIDPTRGQADGAGADPAEPAELPPTTQGSE; via the coding sequence ATGCCACTGCTCCATTCCGCCATCGTCACAAGCCCCATCGACCTCGCCGCGCTCATTGCGCGGGCGCAGGACGCCGGCGTGGGCGCGGTGTCGGTGTTTCTGGGCACCGTACGGGATCTGAATGACGGCCGGCCCGTCACCGGTATCGACTACGAGGCCTACGAGGGCATGGCGGCCCGGGAACTGGCGGCGGTGGCCGAGGAGGTTTGTGACACCACCCCCGGACTCCGGGTCGCACTGGAGCACCGCATCGGTACCCTCGGCATCGGCGAGGTCAGTGTGGCCATCGTAGCCGCCCATGCCCACCGCGCCCAGGCCTGCGATGGCTCACGCGCCATCATCGAGGCGCTGAAGCAGCGCGTGCCGGTGTGGAAGCGCGAACACTACGTGGATGGTGATCGGGTCTGGATCGATCCCACTCGCGGGCAGGCCGACGGGGCAGGTGCCGATCCCGCAGAACCGGCGGAGCTGCCCCCGACCACTCAGGGCTCCGAATAG
- a CDS encoding MoaD/ThiS family protein: MSVPVLLFASYADAFGTRELPVPVETPCQVHVLIDALRIMPGGDRLPPKVLVAVNQRLADASAFVHAGDEVALIPPVAGG, translated from the coding sequence ATGAGCGTTCCTGTCCTGCTCTTCGCTTCGTATGCCGACGCCTTCGGCACCCGCGAACTCCCGGTGCCCGTGGAGACTCCCTGTCAGGTGCACGTCCTGATCGATGCGCTCCGGATCATGCCCGGCGGTGACCGCTTGCCGCCCAAGGTGCTGGTCGCCGTCAACCAGCGACTGGCCGATGCTTCGGCGTTCGTGCACGCCGGGGACGAAGTCGCGCTCATTCCTCCCGTGGCCGGCGGCTGA
- a CDS encoding HU family DNA-binding protein, producing the protein MTKADLVENVTARIAQTAGPTISKKDCARVVDAFLDAIKEALQEQKNIEVRGFGTFKIRQRKTRMARNPRTGSPVEVSARPVPVFKPSKELRAMVAGIDAHLLEDDDDES; encoded by the coding sequence ATGACCAAAGCCGACCTCGTCGAGAACGTCACGGCTCGTATCGCCCAAACGGCCGGACCGACGATTTCCAAGAAGGACTGCGCGCGCGTCGTCGACGCCTTCCTCGATGCGATCAAGGAAGCGTTGCAGGAGCAGAAGAACATCGAAGTGCGTGGCTTCGGCACGTTCAAGATCCGCCAGCGCAAGACGCGCATGGCGCGCAATCCGCGCACGGGCTCGCCAGTGGAAGTGTCCGCTCGGCCGGTGCCGGTGTTCAAGCCCAGCAAGGAGCTGCGGGCCATGGTGGCCGGGATCGATGCCCACCTGCTCGAGGATGACGACGACGAAAGCTGA
- the carA gene encoding glutamine-hydrolyzing carbamoyl-phosphate synthase small subunit, translating into MNELPAKGFLLLEDGTLFLGRLVGPTIPTVAEVVFTTVMTGYQEVFTDPSFRGQIVVMTSPQIGNYGINTEDPESARPQVAGVICRELSPTYSSWRATGGLQEWLGAADVPVLTEVDTRRLTKHLRSVGVMRGVIGAGDTPTAEALAALDACPSMEGLDLATVVSTQEQYAWGNAQAPFHVVAYDYGIKRNILRLFDAHGCRVTVVPSETPADQVLAMNPDGVFLSNGPGDPAAVTYAPGHIRTIANADVPIFGICLGHQLLGLTFGGRTVKMPYGHRGGNQPVKDLATGQVLITAQNHGFAVAGTPEGVEGAPDLAVTHINLNDGTVEGLRHRSLPIFAVQYHPEAAPGPHDAVPLFDQFLSALRRRRGDEGQTLD; encoded by the coding sequence GTGAACGAGCTTCCAGCAAAAGGGTTCCTCCTCCTCGAGGACGGGACCCTTTTTCTCGGCCGGCTGGTGGGACCGACGATTCCCACCGTGGCAGAAGTGGTCTTTACGACGGTCATGACCGGATACCAGGAGGTCTTCACCGACCCCTCGTTCCGTGGTCAGATCGTGGTGATGACCTCGCCCCAGATCGGCAACTACGGCATCAACACCGAAGATCCCGAATCGGCGCGTCCTCAGGTCGCCGGTGTGATCTGTCGTGAGCTGTCCCCCACGTACTCCAGTTGGCGCGCCACCGGCGGCCTGCAGGAGTGGCTGGGCGCCGCCGACGTGCCGGTGCTGACCGAGGTCGACACCCGTCGCCTCACCAAACATCTGCGCAGTGTGGGTGTCATGCGCGGCGTCATCGGCGCCGGGGATACCCCCACCGCCGAAGCACTGGCGGCGCTCGACGCCTGCCCGAGCATGGAAGGACTCGACCTGGCCACCGTCGTGTCGACGCAGGAGCAGTACGCCTGGGGCAATGCCCAGGCGCCGTTCCATGTGGTGGCCTACGACTACGGCATCAAGCGCAACATCCTGCGCCTGTTCGACGCGCATGGCTGCCGCGTGACCGTGGTGCCGTCGGAAACGCCGGCCGATCAGGTCCTGGCGATGAATCCGGACGGCGTGTTTCTGTCGAACGGCCCGGGCGACCCGGCCGCGGTGACGTATGCACCGGGCCACATTCGCACGATCGCCAACGCCGACGTGCCGATTTTTGGCATTTGCCTGGGCCATCAGTTGCTGGGGCTCACCTTTGGCGGACGCACGGTCAAGATGCCGTACGGCCACCGAGGCGGAAATCAGCCGGTCAAGGATCTCGCCACAGGGCAGGTGCTGATTACGGCGCAGAACCACGGATTTGCCGTGGCGGGGACGCCGGAGGGGGTGGAAGGAGCGCCCGATCTGGCCGTCACCCACATCAACCTGAACGACGGCACGGTCGAAGGCCTGCGTCACCGCAGCCTGCCGATCTTTGCTGTGCAGTACCATCCGGAGGCCGCTCCGGGCCCGCATGACGCCGTGCCGCTGTTCGATCAGTTCCTGTCGGCACTGAGACGACGTCGGGGTGACGAGGGCCAAACGCTTGACTGA
- the secG gene encoding preprotein translocase subunit SecG: MYTFLLILLILDAVVLAAAILLQSGKGGGLAASFGGASSSADSVIGSRQAGNLLTKASWWCGGIFLGLAFILQIMSTRASAPKSVLDQLAAPATQAAPTAPSNANTVAPAAPLTQDAAPAAPGSAPAGQPAAPAKP, from the coding sequence ATGTACACGTTCCTGCTGATTCTCCTCATCCTCGACGCGGTGGTGCTGGCTGCGGCGATCCTTCTCCAGTCGGGCAAGGGTGGCGGTCTGGCGGCCAGCTTCGGCGGTGCCAGCTCGTCGGCTGATTCCGTCATCGGCTCCCGTCAGGCGGGGAACCTGCTCACGAAGGCGAGCTGGTGGTGTGGCGGCATTTTCCTCGGCCTCGCGTTCATCCTGCAGATCATGAGCACGCGGGCGTCGGCGCCCAAGTCGGTGCTCGATCAGTTGGCCGCGCCGGCGACGCAGGCGGCTCCGACCGCTCCGTCCAACGCCAACACCGTGGCTCCGGCCGCTCCGCTGACGCAGGACGCGGCACCGGCCGCTCCCGGTTCGGCTCCCGCCGGTCAGCCGGCGGCGCCCGCCAAGCCGTAA
- the tpiA gene encoding triose-phosphate isomerase, translating into MHLKPVIAANWKLNHGPTDAKAFLQRFLAQVPKLNDRTVIFFPSAITLTTVTEGLRDRPEIWVGVQNVHAEAQGAFTGENSVLMARDAGARVVLVGHSERRHVFGESDETTTKKMALIAQARLTAMLCVGETLAEREAGHTADVVERQLAAGLKELDDQQIGAIMLAYEPVWAIGTGRTATPEDAAEIHGVLRRALASRVGDKVATGIPILYGGSVNRGNASQLLAASDVDGLLVGGASLDADGWAGIVRA; encoded by the coding sequence ATGCATCTCAAGCCGGTTATTGCGGCCAACTGGAAGCTCAATCACGGTCCGACGGACGCGAAGGCATTCCTGCAGCGGTTTCTCGCGCAGGTGCCCAAGCTCAACGACCGCACGGTGATCTTCTTCCCGTCTGCCATCACGCTCACCACGGTCACGGAAGGTCTGCGCGACCGCCCGGAGATCTGGGTGGGTGTGCAGAACGTGCACGCTGAAGCGCAGGGTGCGTTCACGGGAGAAAACTCGGTGCTCATGGCACGCGACGCCGGCGCCCGGGTGGTGCTCGTGGGGCACTCTGAGCGTCGCCATGTGTTTGGTGAAAGCGACGAGACGACCACGAAGAAGATGGCGCTCATCGCCCAGGCCCGGCTCACCGCCATGCTGTGCGTCGGGGAAACGTTGGCCGAGCGCGAAGCCGGACACACGGCGGACGTCGTGGAGCGGCAGCTCGCCGCTGGCCTCAAGGAGCTCGACGACCAGCAGATTGGCGCCATCATGCTGGCCTACGAACCGGTGTGGGCCATCGGAACGGGCCGTACGGCCACGCCGGAAGACGCGGCCGAGATTCACGGGGTGCTGCGCCGGGCGCTGGCATCGCGCGTGGGCGACAAGGTGGCGACTGGCATCCCGATCCTGTATGGCGGCTCGGTGAACCGCGGGAATGCGTCGCAGTTGCTGGCCGCGTCGGATGTGGACGGCCTGCTGGTCGGGGGCGCGTCGCTGGACGCCGACGGCTGGGCGGGGATCGTACGGGCGTAA